Genomic segment of Aquila chrysaetos chrysaetos chromosome 16, bAquChr1.4, whole genome shotgun sequence:
gtcaaaagaaaatttctgttttagttATTAAAGAGCTTGGATCAGATTTGTGAAACATGACAGATCAAAGAAACACACACGCAGACAAGGAATGCTCTGAAGAGCGGCTAAGCAGAGACTACGTGCCATGGAGGCTCCGGGGAGAGCGATGGAGCAATTGACCACCCAACCAGTGAGTGGGTGCCTTTGTTTTAGACAAAATGGCTATATCAGCTAAGTGTAACAACCACTTTATAACTGATTGTCCCTgacaaagaaatgcagacttACAACAGGACAAAACTAGTTTAAGGGGTATACTTACTCTTATAGTAACATGGCTTATGTATATGTATTAGATCTGCTTTTATACTATGAACCTATGACACTAATTGatagtaatttttattcataaCTATATTAGCCATTAGCTGCTGCTTCTATACTTTTTGGTAGAGCCCTGTCATTCTCTAAGCAAGTGACCTTACCTGCTGTGACTTCACCTACGACTAGCATCTGGTCAAGGTGCAGTGCAAACACCACAGACTGAGGCAAGCCTGAAGAGCTGTTTAGTGATTATCATGGCTTTATGATTTATATGAATTATGTGGAGCCAAATCATGGCTCAACTTTGTATTGAGTTTGCAAAGCCTCAGAACTGAGGCTTGTCAGGCTTGTTCAGTCTGATCTTTTACTGGCCTGTCTGCAACTTTGCTGTTGCAGctaaaccaaataaaacaacTTGTCTATTTGACCAAATGTCTATggctaatttattttacttttatctgTCTATAGTATGATCATTGTCTTATATAGATACTTGTAACAAGTAGTCACTCTAAGTAGAATGAAACATAGCTGCCTGTTAACATAATGAAATACAGATCTGGTATAATAGTAGCAGCTTTGAGTAGCAAAGACAACGGATGTGGCATGAAGGAACACAAGCATGAACTATTTAAGAGCACTTTGGGGATCTCATGGTTATAAACAACTCAGCCAGACCAGCATGGGGAACACATACATGGTTCAGCCCAACTCAAAGTACAAAAAACAATGAATAAAGAAACTTTGAAGAGAACAGTGGGCTTGAGCCGGTTTCAACCCATGTATGTCTTCCTGACAACTGGGGATGCCTGGCATTGTGAAAATGAGGATGCTCTAGAGAACAGTAATAGGAAACACAGTTATGTTGTTAGTCAGCTGCATATTGCAATTGCTATAACACTTGGAGTATATGTAgtttattataatttattataatttaagCACATTGCTGGAACACCATGTTAATTCAAAATCCTGTGCAATTTCATATGACTTCAAATAAGCAAATGTTGTATTAAGCATTAAGCCTTCCCCATGAGGAGTAGCTAAAAAAATCCCCTGACATGAAGTTAAGTGTGTGCAGCTGCACCAGTCCATGATCTGACTTGAACACATACTCAGGCTCCAAAATGCTTTGGCCATATTGTGTCTGAGTAAATTAGCAAAGAGTTTCTCCCTGTTCTAACCATTCATCTCCTGCTTGCCCTATCCACTCTTAACACATCTGAAGCAAAACACCAGGAAAGACCAGAAGTAAAATTCAGGTAACTTCATATCTATTGGAATCGTTCTTCACTTCTTAtccattttcttctgccatAGAGTCCCTTGTGGTCCCTGCTCCTCAGCTTGCTGGGAATGCAAAGATGTGGCAGGCTGCAAATGGTACCATCGAGCCTTGTCTTATTTGTGTAGGTAGGCATCAAGCCAGAGCTCTCCTGAATTCTTCAGAgagctgagagagaaagagagagcacaAGAGGCCAAATTATGCAGGGTTGCTTAGGGGAGAGTTGGTGGGAACAAGGGAAACGAGGGTTTCTCTGTATTGGTTTGTAAAAGAAGAACAAGCCAGCTCTTGTTCTTAGGATTCCAATCTCTCCTACAgccttctgcaatttttttttgccagtgtgGTGTTACTTACTGCACAATGTCTGCAAAAGCCGTGAGCAACGGCTTACATTGGTACTCAATGCCGTGTTTGGCACACAAGGACTTCACCAGAGGAGCCACCTTCCAGTAGTTGTGTCTTGGCATTGTGGGGAATAGGCTGTGAacagaagacagacaaattTTCTTCCAGAGCTCCATAAGAAATACTACCTTTCACGTGTTCACATTCATTATTACTTCCCAGGAATCACCCAGCTCACACCGAGTTGGGtcttcagctgctcctggctcttctttccccttttagCACAAGTAACTCCTAAGACTTCCCTGCTTTCCCCCTCTGTTATTTTTCCACAGTTGTCTCTAGCATTTCTGAAGTGACATTTCTCCAGATTAAGGGATGCCATAAACTGGAAGAAACTACTTCCCCCGCCTCCCCTTTCTCCAGAAGTAACCATCTCCATAGCACAGAAAAGGAGACGAGCCCATCCTTCAGCTGCATATCTCAGTCTCCAGAGTCATAGTGTAAGTAGTCAGTGTAGGTAGGCTTAAACTACTGGGTCAGACTAGAAACAGGGTGCCTTAACAtgtacattttcattaatgctTATAAGCTACTACTTTGGATAGACCCTGCTGCTGTCTGTGTGGTTCCATAGATCCTGCCCGTGTTCTGGTTTTGCTAGTCGTTCTCACCTTCCTGTGGGTTCAGTGAAGGTTTTGAATTACATTATGATTCTCTTTAGGGCTTTCAgtcattttaaagacaaactcATTGGTGCCCCACAACTATTTGTAGAATTCAGAGCAAAAAAGAAtagggcaaagaaaaaaaaaaaagagaagaaaaaaatatttttttaaaaagagggaagaaaattctCTCTCAGGGTGCATACTCACTGATGTTCAATCTGGAAGTTCAGATGCCCAGTAAACCAGTCATTGAACAGAGACTGCTCAACATTGCACGTTGCCTGGAGctaaaggaggggaaaggaaagcaaagtcAGTACACGTTGGTGACTGCAGCCTTTCTCGTTTGTCTGAAGAGCACAGTATGCTGTGCTACTCTGttctattgttttcttttagccTAAGCTGAGCTACCTCCAACTAGGGATCATAATCCTCCTTCAGCTTTGTGGACCAGCAGATGTACATAGACTGGCTAACATGGACCACAGTAAAACTAGGAGTTGGCTCTGTACTCCTGTGAAAAGCATGTGAACAGTCAAAAGTTCCTCCTGGGTCTTCTCAAAACTGtgtctgcagaaaaagcagagatggCAGGGTACTTCTGCGGAGGTCAGACTTCACTGCTGGACTCCAATAAGTCTCTCTGCAAAGAGGGGACACCACACTGGCATTCTGCTAGTGCAAAATTGCTCAGCGAGAGCAGGACACAAACTTCCATCTCTACATAAGTGGAAAAGCTCCGAGACAGATTGATGCAGTAAACGGGGAGGTGGGTATGTTTAGGAAATAGAGCTGGGTCCTAGCTTTGATTTTAGGTTGCTCATGAACTTGTCATTGCTGTCCTCCTTTACTGTTGCCATGACTGAATCCTGTTATCCAGGATTATTCCGATGTTATGAACTGTTATCCTATGAACCTTCACTTCCCAGTTACCAACAGGTTTTCAGCCTTAATGCAATAGAAGACTTGCTTGTCTTATGGTTGGAATTTGTACCTGTATGGCCACAATTCttaagaatggaaaatattttacctgAGTAGACGCCCAGTCCAAATTGTTGTCATAGTAAATATCCATAGGGATATGGTTCATCTGTGAAACCCAGACAAaccagctgctctccagcatcCTGTGCAATCAGACAAGAGGCCAGAATTCAGTAACAGGCAAGTAAGTCAATGACGAACCACTGAAGTAACAGCATAGCCAGGCTTACAAACACATGGCTGAACTCCAGCCTTGTTAATCCAGCACCTGGAAGAACTTCCAAAACCTGGAAGTTTCATACTTCCTTATGAAACTCATGATTATTTAATATGTTTTGTTATAAAACTGACATAGCCTGGTATTCATCTTGTTTTATCTGTAGCCAAGGACCAAACTGATTAGAATCAGTAAAATGATCCAAGTGGAGAGCGTATTGTCCATTCAAGCCAATGCTGCTGGGCAATGTCTGGGCATTTGCAAGCCCAGGCTAAGCTGTTTCTGTTAAATGTTCTCTTTCTCTAACCAGTAGCAGACCCAACACCCAAAGCACTGAATTTTATGTAAGGTAAGTATTTCTCAATTTGGTCAGCACTCGGTGAAGTCTCTTTGCTGCCAGAGCCAACGAGGTAACATAAAACTTGAACTGGCAATTGAGCAGAAGCGTCTTAGTTTAACTTTACGGAATTAAAGaactaagcaaaaaaataagatgGTAAAGGACAACATGGAAAGGTATaagcaaaggcagagaaggGCAGGCAGGCACAGATGGAAAGAGTATGTAGCAGAAGGCTGAAGGACCTTCTAAGGAGATATCacctgaatataaaaaaatatgccAGGAGACtctttatttctaataatgCTCCATAAGTAAAAAAGAATCTGATATAGAAGGTCAGCATCCAGGCCAAGTCCTACCAAAACCAGAgacaacaagaaaagaaaataattataaattacATTCACTGAAATCTTTTTCTAAGCTTCATGTTATGTGTACAAGAAAACAATCTACATTCAGCTTCTGTAGCTTTTTGCTAAATTGAAGCATCTGGAGCAATCCAAGTTAAGATAAGctaataacactttttttttcatggcttgCTACAATAGAAGTGAATCTGAGCATTCACGCCCAGTAAATAGATTAATATATTAGCAAATGACTATGCATTCAGAAATACGAGTTGAAGACCTGTATCAAATCATTGCCCAGGACTCCACAGTGAACTAAGTGCTAGACCAACGATCTCATTTTGGCTGGAAGTTGCTCTGTCCTCTTGTATGCATAACACACgcaagagaaggaagaatgaaGCATTAATTCTGGCTGCCTGGCATAGGTTATAATGCCAAGTATATGCATACTGCTAACAAATCAACAGCAACAGTTCATATGAATCCACATCCTCCCATTCCTGACCACTACAGACCTTCCAATTTGCTTCCCAAAGGAGACAGTACACTTTGTGCTTCTGCAAATGAAGCAAAGCAGTACAAGCCAAACAGCCTGTTGCTTGTTTTCAGGCCTTTATCATCAATCTGCAGAACATAATGGGTTTAGCAGAAACTATGCAGAGCCACTGAAAACACTGCACCAAACTGACCGTCATGTTAGACCTAACTGAATGGCATACGGTGTCACACAGCAGGGACTGAGCTTTGGACAGAAGCTGGCTCCACGTTCAGAAGAAAGTTTGAAGACCTACAACTGACCCCTTCTTGGTTGTAGAAATAGCAATACTTACCGCCCAATACCTTTTTGTGTATGCAATATAAAATGTGTGGCACTGGAAGTAGGTGGGAAACAGGAGCGGAGGAAGAGCTGTAAGGGAGAATTTATTATTACTGGTCACATCCCAGACTGAATGACAGAAAATCAAACTGGAAGCAAAGGATCTCTGAGCAGCTACTCAATATGGAGAATATTCCGAGAAGTTCTAGGGCTGCAGAATTTTCTGGATGATATCAGTCTGCATCAACGCAACCAAACAGTAAGCAACCTGGGAGCCTGCTGACCTCAAGAGGTAAAACACAGGTAAGACAAGAATCTCTCGGAAGCTTCATTGAGGACAGTTCCTGCTCTTCAGCATGAGAGCCTGCTACTGCTTATGTCACCTATCAACACAAGCAGTATTGCCTCCCCTTTCCTTATGGAGAGCTAACCATGGcttcttttagaaaagaatgaaaataaacaggGGTGTGGAGAATCCCCCAAAATAAGGACGGCAAGACCCCAGAAACTTAATGATCCTTTTGAGTACCACAGTAACGACTTTGCAAGAAGGCAACCGACTGACACTGGTTAGGGTGCTAtatggggctctgagcaacctgatctagttgaagatgtccctgctcattgcagggacGTTGGACTAGATGGGCTTTGGGGGTCCCTTCAAACCCAAacttttctatgattctatgattagtGCCTTTCAACATTTCTAGGTCTGCCCATTAATCTGATAGTGCTTACAAACCTGAGATTGCATTTTAGGCTTCTAACTGAGGAACAGCCACAGAGTAGTATTCCAAGAAGTGGCTACCACAGCTCCAAACTTTATCTGGCTCCCCATTCAGTTGTTCAAAACAGGGGAACAACAGGAATACGTATGAAATCCCTTGCCTACCAGGGATTTTGGGTTGCAAGAAGAACTCAAACTCAACCTTCCAAATGGACAGCTCAGTTGtacttaaaaaaccaaaccaaaacaacaaaacaacccccacaGACTGTTCTTTACATTTGAATACTACTGAAAGATGTGGTATGACATCGTAACATGGGATCACCTTCCTTAACCAGCCATCTCGGAGTTGCATATCCAAGATATGCATATCTGAACTAACCCTGCTAGTTCTGTCCAGCCACTTGAGAGAAGAGCCGCTGCTGGAATTCAGCTCCTGCCATCCTGAGAGGTCAAGGGAAAAAATTGGTCAAATGAATCACACCTTGAAAGTGCccatttctgctggttttaggGGTCAAATTCATTCCATCCACTTTTCAGGCAAGCATCCTAAGCAGCAGACTTCAGACTATTCTGGAGAGATGCAAGAGGCAATATCTCTGTCCCGTGTTGAAAttgtgctgctttgcaaaaggaATAAAGCTTCACTAAGATGGGAAGAAGCAGGCAGGAGTGACCCTAGAGATCAGGGCACCGACAGTGgagaaattctgaatttttccctctgctctgtttATGCACTTTATTAGCCATACATGACACAGCTCACAAACAGTCCCCGGAGCCCTCATCTCACTCGCCCAAGTAACTTCCTCAATTAGTGAGTTAAGAGTCATTCTCCTTTTCACTGTCCAAATAGATGTAGacttatttttgcaaagcagtaaAGTTTTAAGATGACCTGGGATCATCTTAACCCACTACTTTTTTTAACCCACGTACCCCACTACTTTTTCTGCCCCGAACAAACTATTTGGTTAGAAATTCTCAAACCAAATTAATGTGTTTCAAGTCAAGAAGGGCACAGAAATCTGATCTCACATAGGATCATATgataattcaggctggaaaggaGCTCAGGATCTCAGAGCAGCATCAGCtatgaggtcagaccaggttacTTGGGGTTTTACCCAGTCAGGTCTTCAACTCCTCCAAAAATTAGATGCAAACTGATTATTATGTTCTTTGATGCAGGCACCTTAGTTCTGCTCAAGTCCTACAGGTCAAAAGCAAGATCTACAAGCCCCATTAGTACCCCTCATGGTATTACAGGAGAATGGAGATACTCACTGATGAAGAAGTATTTATGTTGGTGATTGTATggcatgtattttttctttttcatcccaagctgtgaaaagaaacagcaaaaaaaaaaaaacctgagtgGAAGCTAAGCAATCTGCACAGGTAACTTGCTGTTTTCCATTCTTCCTTCCCCAGAGGCACTCTTCCTGCACACTTCCCACAACCCTCATTCCTACCGTCTCCCTCTTGTGTATCTGTCCTATTAGTTTACATACCTAATACACCTTTTCTATAAACACTTACTCCATTAGTATAAGGCTTTAATGCCTTACAGCTTTGTAAAGTCCTTCACAGATAAACTGTTAAGCAAGCATGAGATTTTTCTCCCGTAGGGGAAAATTAATTAAGTGATTGCTGAAAAGAAGTTCTAGATATACTTATGACAAGTCAAAATAGAGGTAACAGCCCGTAAGAAAAACCTGTGTTGGCATATGGTAGGAAGGAAGCTGCTGTCACAGATACCACCATGGTATGAGTTGGAATGGAATGATGTAGTAAAAACCTATACCAGAACATTTCATCCATTAAAAGATGGTGTGATCTGTAAgttatgataaaaataattctgaggGTGGATCGAGGTGAATTTTAACTGGTGAATTTCATTGGTTTTGTGTTCTTACCGCattcataatttgttttgtgaaatattAGATATTTCAAGGCTAAGTTGTATATATTTTTGACCAATAGTCatatgtattttctcctccacccccccccccccccctgcccctttctTCTCTGATTCTGTACACTTAAATGACAGTTTCATGATGGCAAAggtttttcaaggaaaaaaatatttcactgctgtAGCTACTCTGACAGGGTCTCAAGGACTGATGAATTTCTACAGCAAAAGCGTTTCAGCATTGTCTCAGGTTGTTCCTCCTGGAAGTGGGCTAGCAGCAAAAGCCGAGAACATCCTACATGGTCAAACAACTTCTGCCCACTAGAAGGACCTGCCAACCACCAGTCCTACAGAGCTACAGGAACAGCCCTCGGTTATTCAgtcctgctgtgctggctgcctTTCACAGCAAGGCTTCTGCCTTCTCCTAGAAGGCATAGCCATGCCAAAGCCACCTGTATCTCTGAGCTTCAGACATTAATATTAAAGTAATAATGCCAGGCCAACTGCAGACACAGTTTATATTCACGTTTACAAGTTATCTAATAATCATTAATTACTGAGATATATTCTATAGCAACTTAATGACCTAGTAAACTTTTTGCTGAAGGATTTTCCACCTTATAAATGATGCACGTACATCATATCTAATTTATTTACAACTACTTGTCAGCTGTTCAAGAAATTCTTAAAGGAACTTAATGTGAACTGTGACCTGCTTACAAAGGCTGAAGAAAGTAGACACAGATGAAAGCAATCTTATTTCAGAACTTGTCATCGCATCTTAGTATTAGATCTTTATGGTACAGCATGCTTTTTGTCGACTAGGGTGTTCTTCCCAGTTTCTGGTACGTgagcacacgcacacacacacactgacctCCACAGACAATTTCTTCCCCAAAGTAAACAAGAAAGGGTGCATATCAATATCAGGATCTTTCTGGAAGCAGTTGGGTTTGGCATGGTGCTGGGAGTGCAGAAGGGTCCACCATTTGGCCGATGCCCCCTGTTTTAGCGAAGAACAAAGTAAGAGAAGTACAACGGTTTCAGAGCCAGATTCTTTCCAATTCCCCTCCTTTGCCCAATGCTGAACACACTATCCTCCACAGAGTCTTCAGAACACACACTTTTACAGGAAAGCCATCAAATCTAAAAAGTTTTCCAGGGTCAGGTACTTACAAGCAAGTGGCACATCACAAACTTATGCAACAAGTGGTTCCACTTGGTCTTCCTGAATACTGAAAGATGCCCTAAATCATGCTGTAACCATGAAGCCTGGACCTgtaaaaggacaaagaaaatatcaggaggggagaaaaacaggagTCGAGACCAGGACAGTGCCACACCCATCCTTTGCCTTGAAATATCAAGATTTATTTCTCAGGCACTGCTCCAATGTCACAGTTGGAAAGGAACTATGAAATCCTGATACTCTTAAGGCTTCTCCCAGAATATATCTTGCTGAAAGAATCCCAGACTAGGTTTAGTGGGAGATCCCCACGTGcagaatttcttctttacatCCTCTGTAAACACATGCCATATAGCGGTTGTCTTCTTATGACAAAGGAGAACTATGCCAAGTAAGGAAACAGAGGACTAGGGCACTGCAATAGTATTATGTGTATTATGAAAGTTGATGTGAGTCCGTGTGCGCATGCTGTGGGCTTAGTTGCTTACCTGGGAAATGGTCAGCACCACCAGAGAGACAATAAAAGGCATTAAGGATGTCCCAAAGTAGAAGAGAATGAGCCAAGCAGCAGTATCCAACAGGAGGATGTGAGCGAGGTGCAGGAAGAAGAAGAGTTGATTTGGCTTCAGAAGTCCCATTTTCTCAACAGTAGCACGCAGTTCACGGAAGTCTTCCACCAGCATTTTCTGTGGGAAGCACCAGTGTTAACAGGTTCCCTGTTTCTAGGGGATAGCACTGCAGCCTCAAAAGCCAAGGACCGCtttaacagaggaaagaaagagcaaaggatCTGGCCAAATGGGCGAGAGCTGGGCTTGCACACTAGTAAACTTGCTCTCCTACAGCTTCTTGGTGTCTTTGCCTGATAAGGTGAGCAGAGGAGCAAGCAGCAGCCATCACAGAGCACCATGTTTGCACCCCTAACCCCTAGGACGATATCTTTGGTGCTTTTTCCATCAACTTCTTGGCAGGTAACACAGGGCGCAGATGGAAGTTGTGCCTAGTGGAAGTTGTACTGTACGTGCATGAACACAGCATGCCATCTTGTGGTAGGACTTTTGGATGACATTATTCCTCTTCTGCCACCAGTTCCAATAGATCAATATATATGACTTCACTTGACTCTTCCCAACATTAACAGGGGAGGGTTAAATGCCCGTATGAAAACTGGCACCTACAGCCCAGCTGGCCTCAGGCTGGTGAGCACTGAGGAAGGAGGATGGAAGAAGAAACGAGCACAGCACTCGTGCTAGACCAACCCACCTTCGTCTTTGCCAGCTCTGCAGATGCCTCCCAAGCCCGATTCCCGTCTCCACGCAACCCAACCCACAAAGGAGCTTGCCAGCCTACTTTCCCAATCGTTTTGGGGAAATAGAGTTTGCATGGAGCAAGGCACGTGCAGGCTCTGGTACAGGCCAGCTACGGAATCCAGAAACAGGCAAGGTATGGCCACAGATGGGTATGAGGGTTCATGAGGTTCCCACCTACATAGGAAGCGTGGCCATGCCATTCTGGGACAGCCAGACTGCTCTGAACTGTGTTTCTCATGTCCGAGTTACATGGGGCCATGTATCATCTTGCCCCCCTTCAGCATGCAGTGTGGGACTACGCAAAGGAAAAGTCAGGGCAGGCTAGAAGGAATGGGGGAAAACAAATAATCTTGGCTAGTGGGAAGCAGCGAGGACCATACAGCCCAGGGAGTGTATGTACTCCAAGACTATTCCTGTTCTGTTGTCTGTGCCACTCTCATGAGCTTTTCTTCAACAAACCAGACTGGTTACTCTCATGGTGCCATCAACAGCGCTTCTGTGAATGATCGTGCTGTGAATGACCTTGAGACCGCTACAAGGCGGCTGTCCAAAAGGGCAATACCAATACAGCCTGTGAAACTTAATTCAAGGCTAAAACA
This window contains:
- the LOC115351609 gene encoding LOW QUALITY PROTEIN: acyl-CoA (8-3)-desaturase-like (The sequence of the model RefSeq protein was modified relative to this genomic sequence to represent the inferred CDS: deleted 1 base in 1 codon); its protein translation is MGENKWMSGEGGRRREGGWTVPPRGTGEEGEEEDGDPAAGPGLRFFTWEEIGQRNGGGPPPQERWLVIERKVYDISHFYRRHPGGARLLESHAGQDATDAFVAFHVNKVLVSKYLKSLQIGELAPDQPSIEPTKNKMLVEDFRELRATVEKMGLLKPNQLFFFLHLAHILLLDTAAWLILFYFGTSLMPFIVSLVVLTISQVQASWLQHDLGHLSVFRKTKWNHLLHKFVMCHLLGASAKWWTLLHSQHHAKPNCFQKDPDIDMHPFLFTLGKKLSVELGMKKKKYMPYNHQHKYFFITLPPLLFPTYFQCHTFYIAYTKRYWADLAWMLTFYIRFFFTYGALLEIKSLLAYFFIFRMLESSWFVWVSQMNHIPMDIYYDNNLDWASTQLQATCNVEQSLFNDWFTGHLNFQIEHHLFPTMPRHNYWKVAPLVKSLCAKHGIEYQCKPLLTAFADIVHSLKNSGELWLDAYLHK